The window aaatataaaacatggACATGGACGTCTTGCACAGTGTAAAGTTTAACAAAAACACAATTTGtatgatttatttaaaaaaaatgaaaagtgcAAAAATGGTAACgcaaaaaagagaaaagaaaaaataatgaacgggaaaaagaaaaaaaaaaatgcagagTTATGTCAAAGGAAAGATAGAAACatgatatacatatacgttcACAAATGGAGACGTCGGAGCAGTCAATAATATGCACAATAAGTAGTTACATAGATgtacaaatgaacaaataggataattttttttttattatttataactcATCTCAGCGCTTTTTAATATGCAGCTATATATTGGGGGATACAGCACAAATACACACTGTTCTGTTCAAATAGCATATATGACCTTACCCAACTGGGTGAtggtcaaaaaaaaaaataaaaataaaataatgtacaaAAAAGTATGATAAATTATTGAGCTCTACTTAAAAAGGAAtctctttatatatatagcagaAATTTATAtggtttttattaaaaagggggtgaaaaaaaaaaataaaataaaataatactgtGATATAATGCACTACTATACGATATGATATTGTATGATACGCCTCTGTTTTATATGCTACCGTACGATATGCACACACTCTTACAGGAATAAGTCTCAGTAGAGCCCTAAAATAACGAGACAGTCTACTTAAGCATACAACTACACTGTACCATCCTCCCGTGTAGTAGATGATCCcgggaaaaaatatatatatatatatatataaatatatatatataaagataattCCGCCATGGTTAATTAATAAAGTGCAGTTTTCTGTCTGAAATttccttcattttttgtgctataatttttttggttCTATTTACAGTTTCGgcattatatttatctaatTCATCAATGGCATCACTTAATATAATGTCTTTAATTAAATCTTCCCATTTGGACGAATTTGCAGGTGCTTTACTCTTTTCTAAATCTAAAACTGCCTGAACTAAGACTCTGGTTAATCCTTTTTTatcaattaaattatatgcatGTGCTTTTGTAGCAGCACCAATATAAGTcctaaagaaaaatataggaaccgatttaataaaataatcacTTGGTAATAATGTATTATCATCTTTTCCTTTTACATGATGCAAAAAAACAGCTTTAATTCTTTGTGGATATGTTTTTATCATCATTTCCCCTGCCTGCTTGTCCATATCACCTGTATCACCTATCCATATATATCTGACAACAGAATTCTGTTGTATTACATACTTATGCAATTgcttaaaattaaaaaatttcctttCTCCTCTTGTTTCATTCCAAACCCATTCTTTTAAAgttgaatataaaattttgttatcACAATCTATACCCCAATGTTTTATTCCCCTCCTTTCTGCTACTtcgttaaattttttatttaaaaaagaatctTCTGTTATAGGTACTTGAGGAATTCTGGCTGTTAATACAGACAATAGTAATGGTTTCGATTCAGCTGAAAGTTTATTCATAGCTAACTCAAAAATGAATTGGAAAGAACCTGGATACGTTTCTCCTCTATGGTACTGTGCATCTACTCCACCTAatgcataattaaaaaatttataaccACCACTTGACCTTATAGTGTCATCAATATCAATAATTACTTGAGTTGTTCCCCATTTTAGTTTCTCGTTTTTACAGTCTATTATTcttctctttattttattacccACTGGGTTGACCGTTGCATTAGGGTTGTCATTTCCCTGCTCTTGCTCCTTCTGAAGTAAATGTTTCTCTCTCTCTTCACGTTGTTCTGTCTTATCATCCTGCTTTTCTTGCCCTACCTTCTTTTGCTTCTTTCCATCATCAGTACGTACACTACTTCCATAGGTGCTAGCATTACGAGTACTGCTCTTATAAACGTCATTGTTGCTGTTCTTAATACCACCTTCGTTGCTGCTCTTAATACCACCTTCGTTGCTGCTCTTAATACCATCTTCTCTACTGTCTTTATTTTCACTTTCAgaatttttcaataaaacTTCTTTGACACCCTTCTTCAACTTGTTAACATCATTACTTATCATCATATCGCTGTACGAATTTTCACTTCTCAATCTTTTGGTTTCCCATAATTGCTCCTCTTTGCTTAAAAACCTATAAACATTTTTCGTCTTGTCCTCTAAAGGTTTTGTAGGTACACCTTTAAAATTATCTTCATATAAATTGattacactttttttatgtatgttcCCCTCTATTATATCCTgcaatatgtatttttttttgttcctgTCATGCCCTCCGCTATTCAGATCGTTGTCATTCTTCTCATCGTCACCTATCCCTCCAGTTGTTGCTCCTCCAGTTGTTGCTCCTCCAGTTGTTACTCCACCAGTTGTTGCTCCTCCAGTTGTTGCTCCTCCAGTTGTTGCTCCTCCAGTTGTTACTCCTCCAGTTGTTACTTCACTTGGTATTCCGTCTCTACCCACATAGTTTCCCTCATTTGCGCACGCATCAGATGCATGCACAGGCGTCAACATGTTACTGTCACTCAGTTCTTTCTTCATTTCGTCCATTTTGCACAAATCAGAAATGGCGTAATagcattttttcaaattgaCATCACTGATATTAGTAGGGCTCACTTGAAAATATTCCTCATGTGTCAAGTGGTTAAATTTCTCTTCTTTCAGCccttttttactattttcgtttaattcatttttataattttttttattaccaaAAATTTTACGACTAATTTGCTGAGCATTTCGTTTTTCCTCCTCTGTATGTTTTTCCTCTACATAATCATCATTGTTTTTACTTCTCTTTCTGCTCACGTCAATacacttttcatttttacttcGACTACTGGAAGGATCATCATCACTGCTGTCATCATCGTCACCCGGTATACTCACCTCATTTGGTTTGTCTACTCTATCCGGTTCGTCTACTCCATCCTGCTCACTCACTCTATCTGGTTCATCCATTCTACACCGTTTACCATGGTCATGAGCTCCCTGCTTATCGCTACTGTTCTTACTGCTCATTGGACTCAACCCTTTGAAAGTTTTAAGGCATTTCCTTATGGGTGCATTAACATCATAAATATTACTAGTGCTataagctttttttttcaaggaaaaatttaaatgattattattataataattatcaatattatcattatcattatcattattataactGTTACTATAATTGTTACTTATTGAAGACACATTTTTGTAAGCATAATTATAAGAGTGGTAATTTTTAAGGGAATGCTTAAGTATAGCTCTTCTTATTTTGTGTTTATCTATTAGTTGCATTCTAGAGGATGAGATAGCACGATTATTATGCACTGGATACGCACGTCTATTTTCCTCTTCACTACAAACATTTTGTTGACTATATTCATCTTGTTGTCCATATTCACTCTGCTGAGCACATTCACTTCCCCAattatgttcatttttttttttttttttttggtcaTATATACCTCTGTTACTGTCACAGTTGTAGCCACCACCATCAtcattactactattattattactactactattactgttactatcACTATCACTGTTACTATCCCTATTACTGTTACTcttactattaatattaatattaatattactattactattactattactattactattactattactattactattactattactattactattactgttactgttactgttactgttactactactactactactatccATAGCACTAACCATCTgctgctcttttttttttatcttttttttatttttcctttttttttcaaccgatttttctatattgttaataattttgttcatattatttacgCTGTCCTTTGGATAACCATAATGATTATGTTCTTTCGTATCAGACAAAATGGAATAATTCTTCAAATTAATACAATTCGGCGAAAATATGAGCAagtcattttttcttttttcatcattactACTAACTATTTCACTGTTACTGTTTATATTAACTTCATTAGGAGTCCATAATGCACGGACACTCACCCCCTcaatattgtaattataattactattTAATGGTTCCAAATTATCCATTGTTTTATTACCATCTGTTTGCTCCAAACTGTTGATACTCGtacatttattcttttcaaaaaatttttttgatgatgatgataataatatttctcttttttcaaaagatGAAGAATGTTTCTTTTCTTCCTCATGATCTATACAATTATATGACAACTTCCGTTTATCATTTTTGCAATTCCTATCGTTCAAATGTTCCTTTACCAATGCACTTCTTTTGTCTACACGATTTCCCTTTTTCCGATTAtacgaaattttttttttacttctgAATAACTTAGATTTATTCATTGATCTCCTATCAGCATCAATGTTATTATCGTCCGAATAAATTCCTCTATAACTACCCGAATTCCCTCCAGAATTTCCTCCCGAATAGCTACCCGAATATGCTATTGAATTGTAGgcttttcttttctcttcCTCCATCTCATCACTATTGCTCGATTTTTCGCTACATCCTTTTTTAAggtgtttattatttttacctgACGTGTTCTGGCTTTTATACAGATGCTTCATTTTTCCATTCAATGCATCATGGTTATTACTTTCATCAAGACAAAAGCTATGACAGCTGTTGTGGATTCCCTcctcataaattttttccctGCTATATCCATCATTACAATCGCTGTTACCATCACTGTTGCAAATGCTTTTGTCACTGATTAACATTTGATTACTAGTCATTGCATTATTATGCTTTGCATTATTTTCACTCACTACGTTGATATTTGGATTAGGCCAAGGGGGTGAGGAGTTATTCCCTATTAATAAGTTGGAAAATTTCTCTTCTACATTTAATGAGTTACATTTTTCATCATCTATATCGTTATCATCAAACCAGTtgatttcattattttttaaattatcatttacATTATTCATACTTTCATATAGTTTTCTAACAATTATATTATCTTCATCTATTAATGAATGTTTACTTATCTGACCAGGCGAGTACTCACTTAGGTCGTTTAAACTAACGTTCTCCTCATCTGAATTTACATCAACcactttttcatttacattttttatttcatccaTTTCAATACATTCAAACCCATTTTTCTCCTTCtccttttttatcatttgaGGTTCAAAAGtgagaaataaagaaatatatacataaacataaacgtatacatgtacatatgcatgtacatatgtacatatatatatatatatatacgtatacatatacctattcctatacacacacatatacatatatatatgcactaCACTTGATAGCATGAGCTTTCACGTCATTATGTTTTGCCCATATATACtacacatgcatatgtacatacgtacagtatgtatgtacgtacaaACTGTATTCACATCAATAtgtgtaaattataaatatttcaacaAACGAAAATTTCTTACAGTGGTAAACTTATTTACTCCTGTAGAATTACCACTTCCTTTCCCTGCTTCTGAATTTCTAAgctctttatatatatatatatatatatatatatatatatatatatatatatgtatttatttatttatttatttatttattttttaaattcgaAATAAGCTTGATAAAAGGTAATTTTgcattaacataaaaaaggtGAAACAGCAAAATGGCAAAATAGCTTAAAGAGGGTACTACATCAACATgtacgcacatatatacatgtttgcGTATGTATcgaaaatatgtatatatacttgcatatatatatatatatgtgtaacaTGTATAATCTTACGGAAATAGTGTGCAGTACCTTATATAGATCATGAgagaataaaaaacaattcaaaataaaagtaacatGAACGATATTTCAAAACAGAATAacattaacaaaattatcgCGGCTTACTACTTGTTTACGTATATTAGTGTtgatatttatgtatgtacgcatgtatgtaggtatttatgtatgtacgcatgtatgtaagtatttatgcatgtacgcatgtatgtacgtattttTGTGTGTACAAATGTATTTAGgtattttatgtatgtatatatgtatgtaagtacataagtatgtatatatgtatgtatgtacgtacgtatgtacgCGTTTGCGTATGTAGGTGCTTACGTATGCATGTACGAATGCACGTGTACCTACTTTAGCGCACTTCTTTCGCCGCTTCGTACAAGTAAACCGAATACGTGCCACCTAAGCTGGTGTCATtgtgttttaaaattttgaaaaaacaaaatgttcTGCGGCTctgctttttttaaaaataatataactacAAATATATCTACAAATATAACTACAAATATAACTAACTACAAATATATCTACAAATATAACTACAAATATAACTACAAATATAACTACAAATATAACTACAATAAGATTAATTACTTTTAATAAGAAGGATAAAatgtttcttttataaaaaaaaaaaaaaattcctttttaacgtttttgtttcatttccttcttttttttttcttctttatttatcTTACTCTTCCTCATTcctatactattttttttcttccctctcttcttaaactttttttttttttttttttgtttttctgttCCTTATAAGCTGCTATTTGAttgtttttcataattttacgcatacgtatatatgcataagtatatgtacgtacgtatgtatgtacaatAAATGGGCGTACGGTTaggttaaaataaaaaaacaaattgttATGTCTACCCTTCTTCCTTCTTCGATGGCgtgtaatattttaacttCATTAATGATAAGAGgctaataaataaaaaatagtaacacGTTCCTATATACATTAAACATTTCTTTTTACCATATTATAAGTAAATcaatgcataaataaattttaatacatagataaaattatttatatacttatatatatatatatatatatatatataagtatgcaCTTAAAAGTTCTATACACGTAGGTATATACCTACctttgtaaatttaaatatatatatgtacatgtacgtatatacacgTGGAAACATAAATCATGTACgcttttatatgtatatatatatttacatgttatatatagaagttacatgcatatatatgtatatattatatatatatatatatacattaatgaaatattaaaacatgtaaattacttcattttagcacaattttttttttttttttttttttcctttttttaattttttttttaaattcttttttttttttttttttttttttttccatactGTTCATAAATTTCGTAACTCTGACAAATTGCacgtaataaaaatgtaaacagTTTTAACCAACAAATTTTTACTTCTGTTAATtggaataatttttgttcttttgtcGTGATTAAGGGGAAAAACACATACAATATCGTGCATATGtgagtgtatatataattacgtacatgtataaatgtgtatataagtatatatatacatgtgtacatatatatatgtgcacgtATAAACTATgaaaaactttaaaaatatactaaaacCGTACTTTAGCTTTAGTACAAACTTTTATACATGATATTTCAGCTGTGTTTTTGTgctattcatatatatgatatagtAAAAAGATGCATATAGAGAGTTTGTTGAAAATCGTTAGTACGTGATAGTATAACTGAATTTATTGGGATGGAAGTATATGTTGAAGTGTACACGTTTGTGTTTACGTGTTTTGTGTTTTGTGTTTACGTGATTTGTGTTTACGTGATTTGTGTTTACGTGATTTGTGTTTACGCGTACGTGCGTACGAGTACACgtttatgtgtacatatgtatgcatatgaaCAGGTACATTAATGGTACGCCCCTTACGTTTGAAATATATCACTAGTAAAGCTTAAACATGAAagatgttttttatatttatattggtTGTAATTCACGagaaacaaaattttaagtttttttaattttataccCGTTAAGagaatgaaaattatttaaaagaacaaaCGAGTGAACGACAAACAAGTAatcaaataaacaaatgaacaattaaaaatgaaagttGTGTACTCTTTTTTGCATTACTAAAAAacagtaatatatatgtgaaagCAGAATACGgtttactatttttacaACAAAAGAATATACTTGTAATGTTACAAGAATaagtagaagaaaaaaaaaaaaaaaaaaaaaagtcattAAAATGTACTAATGCAAATTGTTTCCTCTCATTGTAC of the Plasmodium malariae genome assembly, chromosome: 6 genome contains:
- the PmUG01_06017100 gene encoding conserved Plasmodium protein, unknown function; translation: MIKKEKEKNGFECIEMDEIKNVNEKVVDVNSDEENVSLNDLSEYSPGQISKHSLIDEDNIIVRKLYESMNNVNDNLKNNEINWFDDNDIDDEKCNSLNVEEKFSNLLIGNNSSPPWPNPNINVVSENNAKHNNAMTSNQMLISDKSICNSDGNSDCNDGYSREKIYEEGIHNSCHSFCLDESNNHDALNGKMKHLYKSQNTSGKNNKHLKKGCSEKSSNSDEMEEEKRKAYNSIAYSGSYSGGNSGGNSGSYRGIYSDDNNIDADRRSMNKSKLFRSKKKISYNRKKGNRVDKRSALVKEHLNDRNCKNDKRKLSYNCIDHEEEKKHSSSFEKREILLSSSSKKFFEKNKCTSINSLEQTDGNKTMDNLEPLNSNYNYNIEGVSVRALWTPNEVNINSNSEIVSSNDEKRKNDLLIFSPNCINLKNYSILSDTKEHNHYGYPKDSVNNMNKIINNIEKSVEKKRKNKKKIKKKEQQMVSAMDSSSSSSNSNSNSNSNSNSNSNSNSNSNSNSNSNSNSNINININSKSNSNRDSNSDSDSNSNSSSNNNSSNDDGGGYNCDSNRGIYDQKKKKKNEHNWGSECAQQSEYGQQDEYSQQNVCSEEENRRAYPVHNNRAISSSRMQLIDKHKIRRAILKHSLKNYHSYNYAYKNVSSISNNYSNSYNNDNDNDNIDNYYNNNHLNFSLKKKAYSTSNIYDVNAPIRKCLKTFKGLSPMSSKNSSDKQGAHDHGKRCRMDEPDRVSEQDGVDEPDRVDKPNEVSIPGDDDDSSDDDPSSSRSKNEKCIDVSRKRSKNNDDYVEEKHTEEEKRNAQQISRKIFGNKKNYKNELNENSKKGLKEEKFNHLTHEEYFQVSPTNISDVNLKKCYYAISDLCKMDEMKKELSDSNMLTPVHASDACANEGNYVGRDGIPSEVTTGGVTTGGATTGGATTGGATTGGVTTGGATTGGATTGGIGDDEKNDNDLNSGGHDRNKKKYILQDIIEGNIHKKSVINLYEDNFKGVPTKPLEDKTKNVYRFLSKEEQLWETKRLRSENSYSDMMISNDVNKLKKGVKEVLLKNSESENKDSREDGIKSSNEGGIKSSNEGGIKNSNNDVYKSSTRNASTYGSSVRTDDGKKQKKVGQEKQDDKTEQREEREKHLLQKEQEQGNDNPNATVNPVGNKIKRRIIDCKNEKLKWGTTQVIIDIDDTIRSSGGYKFFNYALGGVDAQYHRGETYPGSFQFIFELAMNKLSAESKPLLLSVLTARIPQVPITEDSFLNKKFNEVAERRGIKHWGIDCDNKILYSTLKEWVWNETRGERKFFNFKQLHKYVIQQNSVVRYIWIGDTGDMDKQAGEMMIKTYPQRIKAVFLHHVKGKDDNTLLPSDYFIKSVPIFFFRTYIGAATKAHAYNLIDKKGLTRVLVQAVLDLEKSKAPANSSKWEDLIKDIILSDAIDELDKYNAETVNRTKKIIAQKMKEISDRKLHFIN